The Flavobacterium johnsoniae genomic sequence TTATTAGTGTTGGCGATGAGGTTGTTTTTTAGAAATTCAACTTTGTAAAGCTCCAATTTAGTGTATTAAAAAGTATTAATTCATTTTTTAAAGTAGGTAATTCTAGAATCAATTTTAAAGTTTCATGCGCCATCATATTTCCGATAATTCCGGGTAAAGTTCCCAAAACACCATTCAAATTACAATTCGGAACCTCTTTTGGATTTGGAATTTCTGGAAATAAATCGCGAAGATTTTTACTTCCATTATGATTGAAAACGGCAATTTGCCCTTCAAATCTTAAAATACTTCCATAGACTAAAGTCTTTTTCAGTTTAACGCAAGTATCGTTTACCAAATAACGAGTGGAAAAATTATCAGATCCATCAACAACAATATCAAATTGTTCTATAATTTTTGA encodes the following:
- a CDS encoding HesA/MoeB/ThiF family protein, with amino-acid sequence MSIIQEFLRYNRQTILPEIGDQGQEKLKKAKVLVIGAGGLGCPILQYIATAGVGFIGIMDFDSIEIHNLHRQILYTENEIGQQKAIVAQKVVSKLNPLIEAVAINEKLTAENASKIIEQFDIVVDGSDNFSTRYLVNDTCVKLKKTLVYGSILRFEGQIAVFNHNGSKNLRDLFPEIPNPKEVPNCNLNGVLGTLPGIIGNMMAHETLKLILELPTLKNELILFNTLNWSFTKLNF